A stretch of the Lolium perenne isolate Kyuss_39 chromosome 3, Kyuss_2.0, whole genome shotgun sequence genome encodes the following:
- the LOC127321139 gene encoding B3 domain-containing protein Os03g0619600-like, with protein MRNSCEGCKRYWNHLHGKVTRFVRRMNKNSRKSLVIPERFGNHFVRKMPGTIELEGPNGKVYDVGVTKHKDITILQSGWEVFVDANNIVEKDSLMFRYHGRSRFKVAVFDSGGCEKRVSCAGIESDTSNQERSKNYADMSSSSSDQNTRSSVGRGSDGCQNRSSGRCRKWSRTDATSSSSEDFSGEDSPSESDDHTLSKPLYVLSGQSYVTEEQEANIVALVKETQPKMPLLVAMMNKPNVKPYPDLVIPKDYTITYFPHKSQTTTLQLARQSKTWHCKLLVRQDGGRCNLYGCNFVRDNHLMEGDLCLFQPMRNSNGTTFTVVIHVLRKGSIDHPSDGSPEEQSDESGRLDGCQRGHSSHIRSITKTASISSANKESGEDSALECDSSESDDVQTPPEHDYVLSLRSYLSEKQKEKVVMLLRNIQPRTPAFVAIMKKSSVEPPHSSLTISKKYAVLHFPHESASVTLQRAGVKKKWHPRFYKTKNASMHKIRGEWCDFVCENHVEEGDICIFVPAKNGRRFTFTVHLLRAESNTHAGPFVPPYILAQNSCLSPLQQSIIEDKLQAIQLEAPLYVAIMNNTSAGVNGRYVLEFGAQYAAVYLPNKEQTILLQRARKIWHTKLRIWSGRRRVLHGGWRKFVRDNCLHAGDICLFELKNNRKELKMRVHIITSDQY; from the exons ATGAGGAATTCTTGCGAGGGCTGCAAGAGGTACTGGAACCATCTACATGGGAAGGTCACGCGTTTCGTCAGGCGGATGAACAAAAATTCGAGAAAAAGCCTG GTCATACCAGAGAGGTTTGGGAACCATTTTGTACGAAAGATGCCAGGAACCATCGAACTAGAAGGCCCCAATGGTAAAGTGTATGATGTTGGAGTTACCAAGCACAAGGACATAACAATCCTTCAGTCTGGATGGGAGGTGTTTGTTGATGCCAATAACATAGTGGAGAAAGACTCGTTGATGTTCCGGTACCATGGAAGATCTCGCTTCAAGGTTGCGGTCTTTGATTCTGGTGGTTGTGAGAAAAGGGTATCCTGTGCTGGCATTGAGAGCGATACTAGTAATCAAGAACGAAGCAAAAATTATGCAGACATGTCAAGCAGTTCGAGCGATCAGAATACTCGTTCGTCAGTGGGTCGGGGGTCAGATGGATGCCAAAATCGTAGCTCAGGCCGTTGTAGAAAATGGTCAAGGACAGACGCAACATCCTCTTCATCTGAGGATTTTTCAG GAGAAGACAGTCCTTCTGAGTCCGATGATCACACACTCTCGAAGCCTCTTTATGTCTTATCAGGGCAAAGCTATGTAACAGAAGAGCAGGAAGCAAACATAGTTGCACTTGTCAAGGAAACTCAACCAAAGATGCCTCTGCTTGTGGCTATGATGAACAAGCCCAATGTGAAACCATATCCTGACCTG GTAATTCCTAAGGATTACACTATCACTTACTTTCCACACAAAAGTCAAACTACCACACTCCAGCTGGCCAGGCAGAGCAAGACTTGGCACTGCAAATTACTTGTCAGACAAGACGGAGGTCGGTGCAATCTGTATGGCTGTAACTTTGTCCGTGACAATCATTTGATGGAGGGAGATCTCTGCCTCTTCCAACCAATGAGGAATAGCAACGGAACAACATTCACAGTGGTGATCCATGTGCTTCGCAAAGGGAGTATTGATCACCCCTCAGATGGAAGTCCT GAGGAACAGTCTGACG AAAGTGGAAGATTAGATGGATGCCAAAGAGGGCATTCAAGCCACATTAGAAGTATTACAAAGACGGCTTCTATATCCTCTGCAAATAAGGAATCAG GAGAAGATAGTGCTTTGGAGTGCGATTCTTCTGAGTCGGATGATGTTCAAACGCCTCCCGAGCATGATTATGTGTTGTCACTTCGGAGTTATTTATCTGAAAAACAAAAGGAGAAAGTTGTTATGCTTCTCCGGAACATTCAACCCAGAACTCCTGCATTCGTGGCTATCATGAAGAAGTCCAGTGTCGAACCACCGCATTCTTCTCTG ACCATCTCTAAGAAATACGCAGTTCTACACTTTCCCCATGAAAGTGCATCTGTCACACTTCAGAGAGCGGGTGTGAAGAAGAAATGGCACCCCAGGTTCTACAAGACGAAAAATGCAAGTATGCACAAGATTAGGGGGGAGTGGTGTGATTTTGTTTGTGAAAATCATGTGGAGGAGGGAGATATCTGTATCTTTGTACCAGCAAAGAATGGGAGAAGGTTCACGTTTACGGTTCATCTACTGCGCGCAGAAAGCAACACGCATGCAGGTCCTTTTGTGCCGCCCTACATACTAGCACAAAATAGCTGTCTATCTCCATTGCAACAGAGTATAATTGAAGATAAATTGCAAGCCATCCAATTGGAAGCACCCCTATATGTTGCAATCATGAACAATACCAGTGCTGGTGTCAATGGGCGTTACGTACTG GAATTTGGTGCACAATATGCTGCTGTATATCTTCCAAACAAAGAGCAAACTATTTTGCTCCAGCGTGCGCGGAAGATATGGCACACCAAGCTACGTATATGGAGTGGTAGGAGACGTGTGCTCCATGGTGGCTGGCGCAAATTTGTCCGTGACAACTGTCTGCACGCCGGAGATATCTGTCTATTTGAGCTGAAGAACAACCGGAAGGAGCTTAAGATGAGGGTTCATATCATTACGAGTGATCAGTATTAG